In one Pseudarthrobacter sp. NBSH8 genomic region, the following are encoded:
- the ehuB gene encoding ectoine/hydroxyectoine ABC transporter substrate-binding protein EhuB, protein MTGNISRRNVLRGAGVAVLGATVAGWATGCTSVAAGGPASGAASNLLEQAKSQGFLRVGIANEPPYTQVGADGTVTGCEPDVLRAVCKRLGIEEVQGIITPYESMIPGLNANRWDVIAAGLFMKESRCGQVLYSEPVIVSTESFATPKGNPKGITSVAAILSNPSLRIAVLPGGFEEGVLKTANVPASQQIKINDGRSGLEALKANRADAFMLPTLSLQALAADDSSFDISAPLNDAPRTGSGAAFRQSDAAFHKAYNKELEAFKATPEFAEILTKWGFDASVVKGVTAEELCKTAG, encoded by the coding sequence ATGACGGGCAACATTTCGAGGCGCAACGTCCTGCGAGGTGCAGGAGTGGCTGTGCTCGGCGCTACGGTGGCGGGTTGGGCCACAGGCTGTACGAGTGTGGCCGCAGGCGGTCCTGCGTCCGGAGCTGCCAGCAACCTGCTGGAACAGGCGAAGTCCCAGGGCTTCCTCCGCGTGGGTATCGCCAACGAACCTCCTTACACGCAGGTTGGTGCGGACGGCACGGTCACCGGCTGCGAGCCGGATGTGCTTCGCGCTGTCTGCAAACGACTGGGCATCGAAGAAGTCCAGGGCATCATCACGCCTTACGAATCCATGATTCCCGGCCTGAACGCCAACCGCTGGGATGTCATTGCTGCGGGTCTCTTCATGAAGGAATCCCGCTGCGGGCAGGTCCTCTACTCGGAGCCGGTCATCGTCTCCACGGAGTCCTTCGCCACCCCCAAGGGCAACCCCAAGGGCATCACCTCCGTGGCCGCAATCCTGTCTAACCCGTCGCTGAGGATCGCCGTGCTTCCGGGCGGCTTCGAGGAAGGCGTGCTCAAAACGGCTAACGTTCCTGCCTCCCAGCAGATCAAGATCAACGACGGACGCAGCGGCCTGGAGGCACTCAAGGCCAACCGCGCCGACGCGTTCATGCTGCCCACCCTGTCACTGCAGGCGCTTGCAGCTGATGACTCGAGCTTCGACATCTCCGCGCCTTTGAACGATGCTCCCCGAACCGGCTCCGGCGCGGCTTTCCGCCAGTCCGACGCCGCCTTCCACAAGGCCTACAACAAGGAACTCGAAGCATTCAAGGCCACTCCGGAGTTCGCCGAAATCCTCACCAAGTGGGGATTCGATGCCTCCGTGGTGAAGGGCGTTACCGCTGAGGAGCTATGCAAGACCGCGGGCTGA